A region from the Bacteroidales bacterium genome encodes:
- a CDS encoding SPOR domain-containing protein: MRYIYNLILLFFGCYSIFAHAQNEYYVDIIMPQKIQAGTEYNIDIIIHKENINGFAKLELYLPVGVDIFPIESSSATLIKQNQIAKYIWLELPSNKQINLKAKIKVDYRLSGYKEIYGNFYFIQDKNKSKFSVGIIPFQVQNDFKWKNDGNIKQQEEYPRSNELVRVKPLKLQQPNFYRVQIAAFKKRLTNIQLSEIYAETDFIKEEQIDGLYKYTIGDFNTIEDAKEFKNRCGIMGAFIVKYENFKRVMNTTIYE, from the coding sequence ATGCGATATATATATAATCTAATATTATTGTTTTTCGGATGCTATTCCATATTTGCTCACGCACAAAATGAGTATTATGTTGACATTATTATGCCTCAAAAAATTCAAGCAGGCACCGAATACAATATCGATATCATTATTCATAAAGAAAATATCAATGGATTTGCAAAATTAGAGCTTTACCTTCCAGTCGGTGTCGATATTTTTCCTATTGAATCTTCATCGGCTACACTTATTAAACAAAATCAAATTGCTAAATATATATGGCTTGAACTACCATCTAATAAACAAATAAATTTAAAAGCTAAAATAAAAGTTGACTATCGATTATCAGGTTACAAAGAAATATATGGAAACTTTTATTTTATTCAAGATAAAAATAAATCTAAATTTTCAGTTGGAATTATTCCATTTCAAGTACAAAACGATTTTAAATGGAAAAACGATGGTAATATAAAACAACAAGAAGAATACCCTCGTAGTAATGAATTAGTTCGAGTTAAACCCTTAAAATTACAACAACCAAATTTTTATCGTGTACAAATTGCTGCATTTAAAAAACGACTAACCAATATTCAACTATCAGAAATTTATGCAGAAACTGATTTTATTAAAGAAGAACAAATTGATGGATTATATAAATATACGATCGGCGATTTTAATACAATTGAAGATGCTAAAGAATTCAAAAATAGATGTGGTATAATGGGAGCATTTATAGTAAAATATGAAAATTTCAAAAGAGTTATGAATACAACTATTTACGAGTAA
- a CDS encoding 2,3,4,5-tetrahydropyridine-2,6-dicarboxylate N-succinyltransferase: MQTIIENAWNDKSLLQNEEVKKSILDVISLCNEGKIRVAEPVNESWVVNEWVKKAILLYFQIQPMQKIVYEPFEFYDKIPLKRNFNVQGVRVVPHAIARYGSYIAPGVVLMPSYVNIGAYVDSGTMVDTWATVGSCAQIGKNVHLSGGVGIGGVLEPLQASPVIIEDGCFIGSRCIVVEGVRIGKEAVLGANVVITQSTKIIDVTQTEPVEYKGFVPERSVVIPGSYTKSFPAGNYHVPCALIIGKRKASTDLKTSLNETLRNFNISV, translated from the coding sequence ATGCAAACTATAATAGAAAATGCTTGGAATGATAAGTCTTTGCTTCAGAACGAGGAAGTAAAGAAGTCAATTCTTGACGTTATTTCTTTGTGCAATGAAGGGAAAATACGAGTAGCTGAGCCTGTCAATGAATCATGGGTAGTAAATGAATGGGTAAAAAAGGCAATATTGTTGTATTTTCAAATTCAACCCATGCAAAAAATAGTGTATGAACCTTTTGAATTTTATGATAAAATTCCGTTGAAACGAAATTTCAATGTTCAAGGTGTTCGTGTTGTTCCTCATGCTATAGCACGTTATGGGTCTTATATAGCACCTGGTGTAGTACTTATGCCTTCTTATGTTAATATTGGTGCTTATGTCGATTCAGGAACGATGGTCGATACTTGGGCAACTGTGGGCTCATGTGCACAAATTGGTAAGAATGTACATTTAAGCGGTGGGGTAGGTATTGGAGGCGTTTTAGAACCATTACAAGCAAGCCCAGTTATTATAGAAGATGGTTGTTTTATAGGTTCTCGATGCATTGTAGTTGAAGGCGTAAGAATTGGTAAAGAAGCTGTTTTAGGTGCTAATGTTGTTATTACGCAATCGACTAAGATTATAGATGTAACTCAAACAGAACCTGTTGAATATAAGGGTTTTGTTCCCGAACGTTCGGTTGTAATACCAGGTTCTTATACTAAATCATTCCCGGCTGGAAACTATCATGTTCCATGTGCCTTGATAATAGGAAAACGCAAGGCAAGTACTGATTTAAAAACATCGCTTAACGAAACTTTACGCAATTTTAATATTTCGGTATAA